In Streptomyces durocortorensis, a genomic segment contains:
- the glpK gene encoding glycerol kinase GlpK — translation MTEAHTTGTHGTGPFIAAIDQGTTSSRCIVFDKDGRIVSVDQKEHEQIFPKPGWVEHDATEIWENVQEVVAGAIVKAGITSADVKAIGITNQRETTLMWDKNTGEPVHNALVWQDTRTDALCRELGRNVGQDRFRRETGLPLASYFAGPKVRWLLDNVEGLRERAEAGDILFGTMDSWVIWNLTGGPDGGVHVTDVTNASRTLLMNLHTMAWDEKILHSIGIPAAVLPEIRSSAEVYGNAKGGILDGVPVASALGDQQAALFGQTCFAEGEAKSTYGTGTFMLMNTGSTPVNSYNGLLTTVGYRIGDQPPVYALEGSIAVTGSLVQWMRDQMGLIKSAAEIETLASSVEDNGGAYFVPAFSGLFAPYWRPDARGVIAGLTRYVTKAHIARAVLEATAWQTREISDAMTKDSGVELAALKVDGGMTSNNLLMQTLSDFLDAPVVRPMVAETTCLGAAYAAGLAVGFWPDTDALRANWRRAAEWTPRMDADTRAREYKNWLKAVERTMGWIEDEES, via the coding sequence GTGACCGAAGCACACACGACCGGCACCCACGGCACCGGGCCGTTCATCGCGGCCATCGACCAGGGCACCACCTCCAGCCGCTGCATCGTCTTCGACAAGGACGGCCGGATCGTCTCCGTCGACCAGAAGGAGCACGAGCAGATCTTCCCGAAGCCGGGCTGGGTCGAGCACGACGCGACCGAGATCTGGGAGAACGTCCAGGAGGTCGTCGCCGGGGCCATCGTCAAGGCCGGCATCACCTCCGCCGACGTCAAGGCGATCGGCATCACCAACCAGCGCGAGACCACGCTGATGTGGGACAAGAACACCGGTGAGCCGGTCCACAACGCACTGGTCTGGCAGGACACCCGCACCGACGCGCTCTGCAGGGAGCTCGGCCGCAATGTCGGCCAGGACCGCTTCCGCCGCGAGACCGGGCTGCCGCTCGCCTCGTACTTCGCCGGGCCCAAGGTCCGCTGGCTGCTCGACAACGTCGAAGGGCTGCGGGAGCGCGCCGAGGCGGGCGACATCCTCTTCGGCACCATGGACTCCTGGGTCATCTGGAACCTGACCGGCGGCCCCGACGGCGGCGTCCATGTCACCGACGTCACCAACGCCTCGCGCACCCTCCTGATGAACCTGCACACCATGGCGTGGGACGAGAAGATCCTCCACTCCATCGGCATCCCCGCCGCCGTGCTCCCCGAGATCCGCTCCTCCGCCGAGGTCTACGGCAACGCCAAGGGCGGCATCCTGGACGGCGTGCCGGTCGCCTCCGCACTGGGCGACCAGCAGGCGGCCCTGTTCGGCCAGACCTGTTTCGCCGAGGGCGAGGCCAAGTCCACGTACGGCACCGGCACCTTCATGCTGATGAACACCGGCTCCACCCCGGTGAACTCCTACAACGGGCTGCTGACCACCGTGGGCTACCGGATCGGCGACCAGCCCCCGGTGTACGCGCTGGAGGGCTCCATCGCGGTCACCGGTTCGCTGGTGCAGTGGATGCGCGACCAGATGGGCCTGATCAAGTCGGCCGCCGAGATCGAGACGCTGGCCTCCTCGGTCGAGGACAACGGCGGCGCCTACTTCGTGCCCGCCTTCTCCGGTCTGTTCGCCCCCTACTGGCGGCCCGACGCCCGTGGCGTCATCGCCGGTCTCACCCGCTACGTCACCAAGGCGCACATCGCCCGTGCCGTCCTGGAGGCCACCGCCTGGCAGACCCGCGAGATCAGCGACGCCATGACGAAGGACTCCGGCGTCGAGCTGGCCGCGCTCAAGGTCGACGGCGGCATGACGTCCAACAACCTGCTGATGCAGACGCTCTCCGACTTCCTGGACGCACCCGTGGTGCGGCCCATGGTCGCCGAGACCACCTGCCTCGGCGCGGCCTACGCCGCCGGTCTCGCCGTCGGTTTCTGGCCGGACACCGACGCGCTGCGCGCCAACTGGCGCCGGGCCGCCGAGTGGACCCCCCGCATGGACGCGGACACCCGTGCCCGCGAGTACAAGAACTGGCTCAAGGCCGTCGAACGGACCATGGGCTGGATCGAGGACGAAGAAAGCTGA
- a CDS encoding DUF3090 domain-containing protein: MSRQVFLYDPPDRFVAGTVGLPGRRTFFLQASSQGRVTSVALEKTQVAALAERIDELLDEVVRRTGGNSPVPAVAPADITDTAPLDVPVEEEFRVGTMALAWDGEEQRMIVEAQALVELDADSEDDLAEAEEKLLQDEENGPPMLRVRLSGAQARAFAKRALDVVNAGRPPCPLCSLPLDPEGHVCPRQNGYRRGA; encoded by the coding sequence GTGTCCCGTCAGGTGTTCCTCTACGACCCGCCGGACCGATTCGTGGCCGGTACGGTCGGGTTGCCTGGCCGCCGTACGTTTTTCCTGCAGGCGTCCTCCCAGGGCCGGGTCACCAGCGTGGCCCTGGAGAAGACCCAGGTCGCCGCGCTCGCCGAGCGGATCGACGAGCTGCTCGACGAGGTCGTGCGCCGCACCGGGGGCAATTCCCCGGTCCCCGCCGTGGCCCCCGCCGACATCACCGACACCGCGCCCCTCGACGTGCCGGTCGAGGAGGAGTTCCGGGTCGGTACCATGGCCCTGGCCTGGGACGGCGAGGAACAGCGCATGATCGTCGAGGCACAGGCCCTCGTCGAGCTGGACGCCGACTCCGAGGACGACCTCGCGGAGGCCGAGGAGAAGCTCCTCCAGGACGAGGAGAACGGCCCGCCGATGCTCCGCGTCCGGCTCAGCGGCGCCCAGGCCCGCGCGTTCGCCAAGCGCGCCCTGGACGTCGTCAACGCCGGCCGCCCGCCGTGCCCGCTGTGCAGCCTGCCGCTGGATCCGGAAGGACACGTATGCCCGCGCCAGAACGGATACCGTCGCGGAGCCTGA
- a CDS encoding glycerol-3-phosphate dehydrogenase/oxidase: MTTLQSVPALGTHPASGSLPSRAETRDQLSRATYDLLVIGGGILGISTAWHAAQSGLRVALVDAGDFAGATSSASSKLLHGGLRYLQTGAVKLVAENHFERRAVSREVAPHLANPLTFYLPVYKGGPHGAAKLGAGVFAYSALSAFGDGVGHVISPAKAQRDVPELRTDDLKAVAVYRDDQMNDARMALMTVRAAVDAGAVVLNHAAVTGLRFTRGRVTGAELKDSTDGTEFGVDARLVLNATGPWVDHLRKMEDPNAAPSIRLSKGAHLVLKRTRPWRAALATPIDKYRITFALPWEDMLLLGTTDEEYEGDPADVAVTEADTAQILDEAAFSIKDQQLSRDLITYSFAGLRVLPGGPGDTSKAKRETVVTEGRGGMLSVAGGKWTTFRHIGRTVMNKLAALPGHPLAEDMEPMNRLPRKLPLPGIANPNAVAHRLLIDGPAPGPRMAPDTARHLATHYGSLAFDIARLANENPALAERVHPDAPEIWAQVAYARDHEWAETADDVLRRRTTLTIRGLATDDVRDGVEKLLADRD; this comes from the coding sequence ATGACCACCCTGCAGAGCGTTCCCGCCCTCGGAACGCACCCGGCCTCCGGCTCCCTGCCGAGCCGCGCCGAGACCCGGGACCAGCTGTCCCGGGCCACGTACGACCTCCTGGTCATCGGCGGCGGCATCCTGGGTATCTCGACCGCCTGGCATGCCGCGCAGTCCGGGCTGCGGGTGGCTCTGGTGGACGCCGGTGACTTCGCCGGCGCCACCTCCTCCGCCTCCTCCAAGCTGCTCCACGGCGGACTGCGCTACCTCCAGACCGGCGCGGTGAAGCTGGTCGCCGAGAACCACTTCGAGCGGCGCGCGGTCTCCCGCGAGGTGGCCCCGCACCTGGCCAACCCGCTCACCTTCTACCTCCCCGTCTACAAGGGCGGCCCGCACGGTGCGGCCAAGCTCGGCGCGGGCGTCTTCGCCTACTCCGCGCTCTCCGCGTTCGGCGACGGCGTCGGCCACGTCATCTCCCCGGCCAAGGCCCAGCGTGACGTGCCCGAGCTGCGTACGGACGACCTCAAGGCCGTCGCGGTCTACCGGGACGACCAGATGAACGACGCCCGCATGGCGCTGATGACGGTCCGCGCGGCCGTCGACGCGGGAGCGGTCGTCCTCAACCACGCGGCTGTCACCGGGCTGCGCTTCACCCGGGGCCGGGTCACCGGCGCCGAGCTGAAGGACAGCACGGACGGCACCGAGTTCGGCGTCGACGCCCGGCTCGTGCTCAACGCGACCGGCCCCTGGGTCGACCACCTCCGCAAGATGGAGGACCCGAACGCGGCCCCCTCCATACGTCTGTCCAAGGGCGCCCACCTAGTCCTCAAGCGGACCCGGCCGTGGCGGGCGGCGCTGGCCACCCCGATCGACAAGTACCGCATCACCTTCGCGCTGCCGTGGGAGGACATGCTGCTCCTCGGCACGACGGACGAGGAGTACGAGGGCGATCCGGCGGATGTCGCGGTGACCGAGGCCGACACCGCGCAGATCCTCGACGAGGCGGCGTTCTCGATCAAGGACCAGCAGCTGTCGCGCGATCTGATCACATACTCCTTCGCGGGTCTGCGGGTGCTGCCGGGCGGGCCCGGCGACACCTCCAAGGCCAAGCGCGAGACGGTCGTGACCGAGGGCCGCGGCGGGATGCTGTCGGTCGCGGGCGGCAAGTGGACGACGTTCCGCCACATCGGCCGTACGGTGATGAACAAGCTGGCCGCCCTCCCTGGGCACCCGCTGGCCGAGGACATGGAGCCGATGAACCGGCTGCCGAGGAAGCTGCCGCTGCCCGGGATCGCCAACCCGAACGCGGTCGCGCACCGGCTGCTGATCGACGGCCCCGCCCCCGGCCCCCGGATGGCGCCGGACACCGCCCGGCACCTGGCCACGCACTACGGCTCGCTCGCCTTCGACATCGCGCGCCTGGCGAACGAGAACCCGGCCCTGGCCGAGCGCGTCCACCCCGACGCCCCGGAGATCTGGGCCCAGGTCGCCTACGCCCGCGACCACGAGTGGGCCGAGACGGCGGACGACGTGCTGCGCCGCCGGACCACGCTGACGATCCGCGGTCTGGCCACGGACGACGTCCGCGACGGTGTCGAGAAGCTGCTGGCGGACCGGGACTGA
- a CDS encoding SCO1664 family protein — protein sequence MPAPERIPSRSLTDTDLLTLLTEGTLTVLGQVGGASNAVLHCTVAYEGEERTCAYKPVAGEQPLWDFPDGTLAQREVAAYEISRATGWDLVPPTVLREGPYGEGMCQLWIDAPGPTESDDGGPPLLALVEGEEPGDGWKAVGFADVGEGRTALLVHADDPRLRRLAVLDAVINNGDRKGGHLLSAPGGRLYGIDHGVTFNADDKLRTLLWGWAGEPLTDEALRVLGLLATDLAPGSALATRMAELITRAELEALRERVAGLVRSAVHPQPSGQWPPIPWPPV from the coding sequence ATGCCCGCGCCAGAACGGATACCGTCGCGGAGCCTGACCGACACCGACCTGCTCACCCTGCTCACCGAAGGCACGCTCACCGTGCTCGGGCAGGTCGGCGGGGCGTCGAACGCGGTGCTGCACTGCACGGTCGCGTACGAGGGCGAGGAGCGCACCTGCGCCTACAAGCCGGTCGCGGGGGAGCAGCCGCTGTGGGACTTCCCCGACGGGACGCTCGCCCAGCGCGAGGTCGCCGCGTACGAGATCTCCCGGGCCACCGGCTGGGACCTGGTGCCGCCCACCGTGCTGCGGGAGGGGCCGTACGGCGAGGGCATGTGCCAACTCTGGATCGACGCGCCCGGGCCCACCGAGTCCGACGACGGTGGACCGCCGCTGCTGGCACTGGTCGAGGGCGAGGAGCCGGGCGACGGCTGGAAGGCCGTGGGCTTCGCGGACGTGGGGGAGGGGAGGACCGCGCTGCTGGTGCACGCGGACGACCCCCGGCTGCGGCGGCTCGCGGTGCTGGACGCGGTGATCAACAACGGTGACCGCAAGGGCGGCCACCTGCTGTCGGCGCCCGGCGGGCGGCTGTACGGCATCGACCACGGGGTCACCTTCAACGCGGACGACAAGCTGCGCACCCTGCTGTGGGGCTGGGCGGGCGAGCCGCTGACCGACGAGGCGCTGCGGGTGCTGGGCCTGCTCGCCACGGATCTGGCGCCGGGGTCCGCCCTGGCCACCCGAATGGCGGAACTCATCACGCGGGCCGAGCTGGAGGCCCTGCGGGAGCGGGTCGCCGGGCTGGTCAGGAGCGCGGTGCACCCGCAGCCCAGCGGCCAGTGGCCGCCGATCCCGTGGCCGCCGGTCTAG
- a CDS encoding PAC2 family protein: protein MIELESVPELIDPVMVAAFEGWNDAGDAASTAVGHLDREWKGEVFAALDAEDYYDFQVNRPTVWLDGGVRKITWPTTRLSVVRVGGDKPRDLVLVRGIEPSMRWRSFCNEILGFAHELGVEMVVILGALLGDTPHTRPVPVSGVTSDADLARTMDLEETRYEGPTGIVGVLQEACTHAGVPAVSLWAAVPHYVSQPPNPKATLALLNRLEDLIGLRIPLGELPEDARAWQLGVDQLASEDSEVAEYVQTLEEARDTAELPEASGEAIAREFERYLRRRDGGPGQGPGGHATETGDGSYLRDPSSGRTRPPKPPRPESGRGRNPDDKGDRGDQGPGGPSGEASGDAPEEE from the coding sequence GTGATCGAGCTCGAGTCGGTGCCCGAGCTGATCGACCCGGTCATGGTGGCCGCGTTCGAGGGCTGGAACGACGCCGGGGACGCCGCCTCGACAGCGGTCGGCCATCTGGACCGGGAGTGGAAGGGCGAGGTGTTCGCGGCGCTGGACGCCGAGGACTACTACGACTTCCAGGTCAACCGGCCCACGGTGTGGCTGGACGGCGGGGTGCGGAAGATCACTTGGCCGACGACCCGGCTCTCCGTGGTGCGCGTCGGCGGGGACAAGCCCCGGGACCTGGTCCTGGTGCGCGGGATCGAACCGTCGATGCGCTGGCGCTCGTTCTGCAACGAGATCCTCGGCTTCGCCCATGAGCTGGGCGTCGAAATGGTCGTCATTCTGGGCGCGTTGCTGGGCGACACCCCGCACACCCGGCCGGTGCCGGTGAGCGGGGTCACCTCCGATGCGGATCTGGCGCGGACGATGGACCTGGAGGAGACGCGCTACGAAGGCCCCACCGGCATCGTCGGCGTCCTCCAGGAGGCCTGCACACACGCGGGGGTGCCTGCGGTGAGCCTGTGGGCGGCGGTGCCGCACTACGTGTCGCAGCCTCCGAACCCGAAGGCGACACTGGCCCTGCTGAACCGGCTGGAGGACCTGATCGGGCTGCGCATCCCGCTGGGCGAACTGCCCGAGGACGCGCGGGCCTGGCAGCTCGGCGTGGACCAGCTGGCCTCGGAGGACAGCGAGGTCGCGGAGTACGTCCAGACGCTGGAGGAGGCGCGGGACACCGCGGAGCTGCCCGAGGCGTCCGGCGAGGCCATCGCCCGGGAGTTCGAGCGCTATCTGCGGCGGCGGGACGGCGGCCCCGGCCAGGGTCCCGGCGGCCATGCGACGGAGACCGGGGACGGCTCCTATCTGCGGGACCCCTCCAGCGGCCGCACCCGCCCGCCGAAGCCGCCGCGCCCGGAGTCCGGGCGGGGCAGGAACCCCGACGACAAGGGCGACAGGGGCGACCAGGGGCCCGGCGGCCCGTCCGGTGAGGCTTCGGGGGACGCTCCGGAGGAGGAGTGA
- a CDS encoding NPCBM/NEW2 domain-containing protein, with protein MQTSTRMRAAAVAALLGLVAVLTGPGGARADGAPPETTETTTVGDVTGFRADGAVYRLSAGPAEARVSFVSAETFRIELAPDGEFTDPTGDDIVLPQGKEPRTRWKDRGDRYELSTSEVTLRAYKKPLRFALHRADGSRIWSEAKGLSWTGEKTVQTLARGAGEQFYGAGMQNGRGNTSHRDKTVEVAVDYNWDDGGHPNSVPFYLSSAGYGVFRNTYAPGTYAFTDPVTTSAKEQRFDAYYFTGDGAKDVIGQYTDLTGKPFLPPIYGMETGDADCYLHNANRGERRTLDALKVADGYVENDMPNGWMLVNDGYGCGYEDLEETAQGLKERKMELGLWTEDGIENLGAQVRAGQRVAKLDVAWVGPGYKFALDACKDAYQGIEDHSDARGFTWAPESWAGAQRCGVQWSGDQAGSWEYIRWQIPTYAGATMSGLAYTTGDIDGIFGGSAKTYTRDLQWKMFLGTTMTMDGWAPMDKQPFRHGEPYTSINRDYLKLKESLLPYQYSYAHEATKTGVGLVRPLVLEYPDDPKASTEAAKYEFLSGEHFLVAPVYQDTTERKGIYLPKGTWIDYWSGRTYEGPTTIDTYGAPLDTLPLFVKAGAAVPMWPGIRSYRDRTADSPLAWDVYPQGNSSFTLYEDDGVTRQHRDGKYATQRADVRAPVRGEGHVSVTINKSRGSFTGKQAARPYEFTVHTGSEPRAVKLGRALPELGSRSAYEKARQGWWYDRDDRGGVVHVKTAPLSTAKKFTVKLLGTSAVGGRQAAAAAVLAAPTGQEAGAGTPGEVLVDVTAGSADLTGTSVTLQVPEGWRTVTAKVPGRIPAGATRRVAVEVTPAKDAEVRETRLTALARYRVAGEARSSQQRLAVSVTPPPPTGEAWASDLVWLSETNGYGPAERDRSNGESGAEDGNTLTLAGTTYEKGIGTHADSDIAIHLGGRCTAFTADVGIDDEIDGYGEVAFSVEGDGKVLWTSPKLTGASATVPVDVRLDGVRQVRLKVTDINGSKTGDHGDWAAAKFRCA; from the coding sequence ATGCAAACATCAACGCGCATGAGAGCGGCAGCGGTTGCTGCCCTGCTCGGACTGGTCGCGGTCCTCACGGGACCCGGCGGGGCCCGCGCCGACGGGGCCCCGCCGGAGACCACGGAGACCACCACCGTCGGGGACGTGACCGGATTCCGGGCGGACGGGGCGGTCTACCGGCTCAGCGCCGGGCCCGCCGAGGCCCGGGTCAGCTTCGTCTCCGCGGAGACCTTCCGCATCGAGCTGGCCCCCGACGGCGAGTTCACCGACCCCACCGGCGACGACATCGTCCTGCCCCAGGGCAAGGAGCCCCGCACCCGCTGGAAGGACCGCGGCGACCGCTACGAGCTGTCGACGAGCGAGGTCACCCTGCGGGCCTACAAGAAGCCGCTGCGCTTCGCCCTGCACCGGGCCGACGGCAGCCGGATCTGGTCCGAGGCCAAGGGGCTGAGCTGGACCGGCGAGAAGACCGTCCAGACCTTGGCCCGGGGCGCCGGTGAGCAGTTCTACGGGGCCGGGATGCAGAACGGCCGCGGCAACACCTCCCACCGCGACAAGACCGTCGAGGTCGCCGTCGACTACAACTGGGACGACGGCGGGCACCCCAACTCCGTACCCTTCTACCTCTCCTCGGCCGGCTACGGCGTCTTCCGCAACACCTACGCCCCGGGCACCTACGCCTTCACCGACCCGGTGACGACCAGTGCGAAGGAACAGCGCTTCGACGCCTACTACTTCACGGGCGACGGGGCCAAGGACGTCATCGGCCAGTACACCGACCTCACCGGCAAACCCTTCCTGCCGCCCATCTACGGCATGGAGACCGGCGACGCCGACTGCTACCTCCACAACGCCAACCGGGGCGAGCGCCGCACCCTGGACGCGCTGAAGGTCGCCGACGGTTACGTCGAGAACGACATGCCCAACGGCTGGATGCTGGTCAACGACGGCTACGGCTGCGGCTACGAGGACCTGGAGGAGACCGCCCAGGGCCTGAAGGAACGCAAGATGGAGCTCGGCCTGTGGACCGAGGACGGCATCGAGAACCTCGGCGCCCAGGTGAGGGCCGGGCAGCGGGTCGCCAAGCTGGACGTCGCCTGGGTCGGCCCGGGCTACAAGTTCGCCCTGGACGCCTGCAAGGACGCCTACCAGGGCATCGAGGACCACAGTGACGCCCGGGGCTTCACCTGGGCGCCGGAGAGCTGGGCGGGCGCACAGCGCTGCGGAGTCCAGTGGTCCGGCGACCAGGCCGGCAGCTGGGAGTACATCCGCTGGCAGATCCCCACCTACGCGGGCGCGACCATGTCCGGACTCGCCTACACCACGGGCGACATCGACGGCATCTTCGGCGGCAGCGCCAAGACGTACACGCGCGACCTCCAGTGGAAGATGTTCCTCGGCACGACGATGACCATGGACGGCTGGGCCCCCATGGACAAGCAGCCCTTCCGCCACGGGGAGCCGTACACCTCCATCAACCGTGACTACCTCAAGCTCAAGGAGTCGCTGCTGCCGTACCAGTACAGCTACGCCCACGAGGCGACCAAGACCGGCGTCGGGCTGGTCCGCCCGCTGGTCCTCGAATACCCGGACGACCCGAAGGCCTCGACGGAGGCCGCGAAGTACGAATTCCTCTCCGGCGAGCACTTCCTCGTCGCACCCGTCTACCAGGACACCACCGAGCGCAAGGGCATCTACCTCCCCAAGGGCACCTGGATCGACTACTGGAGCGGCCGCACCTACGAGGGCCCCACCACCATCGACACCTACGGCGCCCCGCTCGACACCCTGCCGCTGTTCGTGAAGGCGGGCGCGGCGGTCCCGATGTGGCCCGGCATCCGCTCCTACCGCGACCGCACCGCCGACTCCCCGCTCGCCTGGGACGTCTACCCGCAGGGCAACAGCTCCTTCACCCTGTACGAGGACGACGGCGTCACCCGGCAGCACCGCGACGGCAAGTACGCCACCCAGCGCGCCGACGTCAGGGCCCCCGTGCGCGGCGAGGGCCACGTCTCCGTCACGATCAACAAGAGCCGGGGGAGCTTCACCGGCAAACAGGCAGCCCGCCCCTACGAGTTCACCGTCCACACCGGCTCCGAGCCCCGCGCGGTGAAGCTGGGCCGCGCCCTTCCGGAGCTGGGTTCACGAAGCGCGTACGAAAAGGCCCGGCAGGGCTGGTGGTACGACCGTGACGACCGGGGCGGCGTGGTGCACGTGAAGACCGCGCCCCTGAGCACCGCGAAGAAGTTCACCGTGAAGCTCCTCGGCACCAGCGCCGTCGGCGGCAGGCAGGCCGCCGCGGCCGCCGTCCTCGCCGCCCCCACCGGCCAGGAGGCCGGAGCGGGGACGCCCGGTGAGGTCCTGGTCGACGTGACCGCGGGCAGCGCCGACCTCACCGGCACCTCGGTCACCCTCCAGGTCCCTGAGGGCTGGCGGACCGTCACGGCGAAGGTGCCGGGGCGGATTCCGGCGGGCGCCACCCGGCGGGTCGCGGTCGAGGTCACCCCGGCGAAGGACGCCGAGGTGCGCGAGACCCGGCTCACCGCGCTCGCCCGCTACCGGGTCGCCGGAGAAGCCCGCAGCAGCCAACAGCGGCTCGCCGTCTCGGTGACTCCACCGCCGCCCACCGGCGAGGCCTGGGCGAGCGACCTGGTCTGGCTCTCGGAGACCAACGGCTACGGACCCGCCGAACGCGACCGCTCCAACGGGGAGTCCGGGGCGGAGGACGGCAATACGCTGACGCTCGCGGGCACCACGTACGAGAAGGGCATCGGCACCCACGCCGACTCCGACATCGCGATCCACCTCGGCGGCCGCTGCACCGCGTTCACCGCCGACGTGGGCATCGACGACGAGATCGACGGCTACGGGGAGGTCGCGTTCTCGGTGGAGGGCGACGGCAAGGTGCTGTGGACCTCACCGAAGCTGACCGGGGCCTCGGCGACCGTGCCGGTGGACGTGAGGCTCGACGGCGTACGCCAGGTGCGGCTGAAGGTCACCGACATCAACGGGTCCAAGACCGGGGACCACGGCGACTGGGCGGCGGCGAAGTTCCGCTGCGCCTGA
- a CDS encoding MIP/aquaporin family protein: MSSSDIFIGETFGTAILILLGAGVVAAVTLKHSKARNAGWLAITFGWGFAVLTGAYLAGGVSGAHLNPAVTLGLAVKGGTEWGDVPLYLGSQLLGAMIGAVLVYAVYYGQFHAHLTDPEIIGTKGTEEGMVDQTAAPKAGPVLGIFSTGPEIRNSVQNVVTEVIATVVLVLAILTQGLNNEGNGLGALGALITALVVVGIGLSLGGPTGYAINPVRDLGPRIVHAVLPLPNKGGSDWGYAWVPIVGPLIGGALAGGLYNLAFA; this comes from the coding sequence GTGTCCAGCTCCGACATTTTCATCGGCGAGACCTTCGGTACCGCCATACTCATCCTGCTCGGTGCCGGCGTTGTGGCCGCCGTCACACTGAAGCACTCGAAGGCCCGCAACGCGGGCTGGCTGGCCATCACCTTCGGGTGGGGTTTCGCCGTACTCACCGGCGCCTATCTCGCCGGCGGCGTCTCGGGCGCCCACCTCAACCCGGCGGTCACCCTCGGCCTCGCGGTCAAGGGCGGCACCGAGTGGGGCGACGTGCCGCTCTACCTCGGCTCCCAGCTGCTCGGCGCGATGATCGGCGCCGTACTGGTCTACGCGGTGTACTACGGGCAGTTCCACGCCCACCTCACCGACCCGGAGATCATCGGCACCAAGGGCACGGAAGAGGGCATGGTCGACCAGACCGCCGCCCCCAAGGCAGGACCGGTGCTCGGGATCTTCTCCACCGGCCCCGAGATCCGCAACAGTGTGCAGAACGTCGTCACCGAGGTCATCGCCACCGTCGTGCTGGTCCTGGCCATCCTCACCCAGGGCCTCAACAACGAGGGCAACGGTCTGGGCGCGCTCGGAGCCCTGATCACCGCCCTGGTGGTCGTCGGCATCGGCCTCTCCCTCGGCGGGCCCACCGGCTACGCCATCAACCCGGTCCGCGACCTCGGACCGCGCATCGTGCACGCGGTGCTGCCGCTGCCGAACAAGGGTGGTTCGGACTGGGGCTACGCGTGGGTACCCATCGTGGGTCCGCTCATCGGCGGCGCGCTCGCCGGCGGGCTCTACAACCTCGCCTTCGCCTGA
- the mshC gene encoding cysteine--1-D-myo-inosityl 2-amino-2-deoxy-alpha-D-glucopyranoside ligase: protein MHAWPASEVPALPGKGRDLRIHDTATGGRITLDPGPVARIYVCGITPYDATHMGHAATYNAFDLVQRVWLDTKRQVHYVQNVTDVDDPLLERAVRDGQDWTELAERETALFREDMTALRMLPPRHYIGAVEAIPGIVPLVERLRDAGAAYDLDGDVYFSVDTDPHFGEVSGLDAEAMRLLSAERGGDPERPGKKNPLDPMLWMAARPGEPSWDGASLGAGRPGWHIECVAIALDHLGMGFDVQGGGSDLAFPHHEMGASHAHALTGEHPFAKAYVHAGMVGLHGEKMSKSRGNLVFVSALRREGVDPAAIRLSLLSHHYRSDWEWTDQVLADAVERLARWRAAVSRPDGPSADALVEEVRAALADDLDSPAALAAVDRWAALQGAEGGTDEGAPGLVSRTVDALLGVAL, encoded by the coding sequence ATGCATGCCTGGCCCGCTTCTGAGGTCCCCGCCCTGCCCGGCAAGGGCCGCGACCTTCGGATCCACGACACCGCGACCGGCGGACGGATCACCCTTGACCCCGGTCCCGTCGCCCGCATCTACGTCTGCGGCATCACGCCGTACGACGCGACCCACATGGGTCATGCGGCGACCTACAACGCGTTCGACCTCGTTCAGCGCGTGTGGCTCGACACCAAGCGGCAGGTTCACTACGTCCAGAACGTGACCGACGTGGACGATCCGCTGCTGGAGAGGGCCGTGCGCGACGGTCAGGACTGGACCGAGCTCGCGGAGCGCGAGACGGCGCTCTTCCGCGAGGACATGACGGCCCTGCGGATGCTGCCCCCTCGGCACTACATCGGCGCGGTCGAGGCTATACCGGGCATCGTGCCCCTCGTCGAACGCCTGAGGGACGCGGGCGCCGCCTACGACCTCGACGGCGATGTGTACTTCTCCGTCGACACCGACCCGCACTTCGGCGAGGTCTCCGGTCTCGACGCCGAGGCGATGCGGCTGCTTTCGGCCGAACGCGGCGGCGACCCGGAGCGCCCCGGCAAGAAGAACCCCCTCGACCCGATGCTCTGGATGGCCGCCCGCCCGGGCGAGCCGAGCTGGGACGGGGCCTCGCTCGGCGCGGGCCGCCCCGGCTGGCACATCGAGTGCGTCGCCATCGCGCTCGACCATCTCGGCATGGGCTTCGACGTTCAGGGCGGCGGCTCCGACCTCGCCTTCCCGCACCACGAGATGGGCGCCTCCCACGCCCATGCGCTGACCGGCGAGCACCCGTTCGCCAAGGCGTACGTCCACGCGGGCATGGTCGGCCTGCACGGCGAGAAGATGTCCAAGTCGCGCGGGAACCTGGTCTTCGTCTCGGCGCTGCGCCGCGAGGGCGTGGACCCGGCGGCCATCCGGCTGTCGCTGCTCTCGCACCACTACCGCTCCGACTGGGAGTGGACCGACCAGGTGCTGGCCGACGCCGTCGAGCGCCTCGCGCGCTGGCGGGCCGCCGTCTCACGCCCCGACGGGCCGTCCGCCGACGCGCTGGTCGAGGAGGTTCGCGCGGCCCTGGCCGACGATCTGGACAGCCCCGCGGCGCTCGCCGCGGTGGACCGCTGGGCTGCGCTCCAGGGCGCGGAGGGCGGCACGGACGAGGGTGCGCCCGGCCTTGTGTCGCGTACGGTCGACGCCCTGCTGGGGGTCGCGCTGTAG